TTGTCGACCACGTCGATATTTACCACGTTCCCCACGTTGACCATGTTCCTCATGCTGACTTTGTTGACCATGTTCCCTATGCTGACCTTGTTGACCATGTTCCCTATGCTGACCTTGTTGACTACGTGACCTATGCTGACCACGTTGCCCATGACCCCTAAATGGCCTTCTCGGCCCTGTAGACTGACCTCTTTGTGGGTGCCTATTCTCCATGTTGATATCGGGTATTAAAGATCTTGAAATTGTAGCGTTACTGCTCGGTCTACATGAAATAAATACAGAATACTAAAAATGTACTAAACCTGTAAATAAGCAGCGTGAAAGGTATAATGAGTACATTTCGAATACCAGGAACTTACAATTGGAAAATGTCAAGATCAATGTCATTAATTTTGCTATTGTCAGATAACGTGTGCATATCAATGTATGTCTGCATAGATAAAATTTGGTTATGCCAGTCATAGTGTGAGATAAATTTGTCATTAGGAAAATACACAGGTTGAAAGAAATGACACTTGTAACATTCCAAAACTATTGTGTATAACCAGTACTTAAAATTCAACAACGTTACTATTTGGTAAAACTGCTCACGACAGAATTTTGACCGTATTGCGATGGTGCGTGAGCCGTTTCAACTGTCACAAAAATTATCACTTTCGATGATTTCTTATCCGAGGAAATTGGGGAGTTCCCATTTCTACCACCAAATGCCGGAAATGATGTGTCAGCATCAAACATACAACTGATCGTTGATTGCAGCCAATTACAGCAACTCACAATTATGTCATGTTGGCGTTCATGTTTAGTTGGGAGAGGAGTTGGAGAGGTTATGTGATTTAAACACACCGGCTAATTACCTAATGCAATTCCAATGCAATTTACGTTCAAGGAAAAATAGAAACTAGATATACTTTCAtagcctacgaaaattcattgtagtatttcattttattcaacatttcCATACATGAATTATCTTTTATATCATCTAATAAATATGAGAAAGGCGGTTATTTTGTTATTCCTTCAAGAACATAGGCGGTTAACATGAATCGTCTCGTATCGCGGCTGACCGTTGGacgaaatttctttcaaaagtGCACACACTCTACTCAATAGTAGAAGATAAACTTTAGTGTCATTTTTGGCAGGTGTCTATATACATTGCATACGGCAGGATAGAAAATTAATCTTATTATAATTCAGGTTCTCTCATTGGATATCAATCGATTATGTGAGTAGTGAAACTCAATAGCTTCTTAGCTACTTATCTGAGGGCGATACCTgcttcttataatatttattatatatgagTGTTACTCACACTCATTTGCTTACGGTTAATAcggtatttttaattattttaggATCGTTACCCTTTAGGAACCTGTACTTAAATACgcagaagacaagaatttgtATTGTAACTctgaatatatatgaaatcaaagaaaaaatatatagaacaacttcttcgtttctttttcgaaTCAACACATTAtcgttcatatttttcaaactgaatACTAGTAAGGCTCCAAAAAACATGCATCATTGAAATCAATTGTTCATTGGCATAACTACAATACTTCGAAAGTTGTCAAATCAAAAGATACATTAGTATTCAacagatgtataatatgtatttgaatattaagggttaaaatatgaaatcagtGGCAGGCAGACAAGGCCCTAAGGATAAGCGGGACGCGTAGCCCCATCAATTTCTGTAGCTACTCTGTTATCATCTCTCAAACGATGCGAAGTGCCGCCAATTCTGGCATCACACTCCATGCATTTGCTTTCCTCCATTGCGCCACCACAAGCATCTATCACGTAAGCGTGGCCATTTGGACACATATACCAATGGCCTTGTTTAAAGCCCATTGCTTTGACAATCATCTTTCGTTCTTGGACAATGTTATCGTCAAACTGCTGTATTGCAATCTGTATTCCCTGTTTAACTTCCAATTCTCTGCTTttggtgaatttttgaatgcctaacaattttaataatacTGCATCGTATTCTTTTTGATGAGCAATTCCAGACTTATCATCTATTTCGCACATTTTCGCCTGTAACGTAAAGTTGTGGTACAATTAAAATCTGAATATTACGGTTTTCTACTCTTTTTGAAATCAATGGTATCGTATTTCAACTATAATCCGatttgaaagtttgaaaaccCTTAGAATTGTAGAAGTTACATATTGCGTAAAAGTGcaaattcatattcaaatggtcataatttttttaaatatgcaTTTCTcacaagagaaaaaattaatgctaattgaaattatacatCATCCGTCAGATTCGAAGGAAAAAtgcagattttctttttttattacacaatAGTGCGCTTATGACTTGAACAACATTCTAAGTTCTGGAAACTACCGGAGGTATTtgatgttaaaaatttataaatacgaTCAAGGAGCATACCATGTATCTTAGCCGTTGAATTTCTAGTGCAATATCTTCTAATTCTTGATTGGATATTTGGCCTCGTGTTGGAAGAAACTGCACTAGCataagaaattgatttttcacatGTCGATAAGATTTAACAGAACGGTCTTTTATTGACTTCAGTATGTCAAGCATCTCTTGTAGAAGTTTCAACACGGTTTCCATAGCGTCAAGTTCTTGTAAACTCAAAGTTTGCcactttctattttttatgaGGATTCCGTTTTCtcgtaatttttgtaataaattctttacctccggaaatttgaaatcttGAGGAAATGCATGAAATGagattttcaaagaatttataaagtaagtaattgtaaaaatacgaATTCTTAGTAGCAGAATATACATTTGCTTAAGAATAGGTAAAGATGTATCTATATACTGTATTAAATAGGCTGTTGTAAGCCAATGATGAAATACTTAGCAGTATTGAAATATGTAGTTCATTTAATACAAGTACCTGCAACATCCAAGTCGGAATTCATATCTTGTATTGTCTCAACAATATTTGTCTGCCTATTTTTTTGTGTGTTCGGTTTACCGAATACTTTTATCTTTACTTGTAGTACATCAGCCATATCTTTTTTGATTTGGTTCATAACTCTCATACACTTTCTTATAGGAGTTTTACAGAGGGGACAAGTTTTCATTTGAATCATCTCACTGCATTTTGATGCCCATATTGTGAGTGCATCACTTTCTATACAATGTCCACAATCTTCCAGAAATATAAACCTATCAAGATTGCAAAGATTGTGCAAAGTATATTAGGAAGTTGTTGTATGGTAAGGTTGGTACTTGCAATTTGTTATTGtattcatgaaaaaataaaggtttaaaaaattaaggTATTTTTAATTGTGTAAATTTACCTTGCATCTGGATCATCTTCATTGCCAAATAAAATTGTTGTGAGTTCCTCTTTATCGCAAATTCGGCATAATGGTGGGCAAGGATCGCCACAAAAGCCAACACAAGGATGTTCGCACTTTAACATCTTCGTGCAAGGTTCAATACATGGTTCTATATCGCATAGTTCATAGCAGCGTTTATTGCATTTTTGGTGTACGCATTTCCGTATGCAAGGTTCCTGAAAGAAATAATCCCCACATAATATTAACGTAACAAAAGGATATCTTTTCAAGATTTACTAGTATGTGAAAGGAATGTTCACATAGGGGTTTCAATTAGcctgtgaaatttgaaatcaaatttatttaagGGGTAGATGTTGAcacaaaattcgaaattcaagaaaattcgTTAATATCAGAATGTTAGAAgcaaaaaaacaacaatattcTGAGTAGTAGTAGTATTCCATCAATATTGTATTAAATGCTTTTACAGCGTCATAATTTGTACTTTATACCGcactttttctttataaaatatttcgagtATGATGCCACTATACTGGTTGCTGAATTTTTGGATTCGATTAGTAAAATTACtcttaattataataataacaacaacaacaacaataataataataatcactaCCAGTCCCGCCATATCCTTTCTGGTATGGCCCCATAAGCGGATAGCTTGTGTGGTGTGAGGGAAGGATCGGTTAGTGATCATCATTATGCGTCTGCAGTTATCATAAAATGTTCAATAGAAACAGCCACATTCGCACAAGGGCCAAGGAAAACTACAGAGATTGCCCAGGTGTAGCTGGACCGAGTTCAAACTTCAGTTTGTCGATTCAGTGCCTGAATGAAGTGACCCGTATTACAATTTTGGCGAATTGCCACTCTGGTCCTCATCGACACTGTAAATTCGAACTCAAGTCTTCTTGTTCTGCAGTCTCGCATACTACGCACAACACTACTACGGTCggtaatgaattatttatttttaaaatttgtatgATCAATATGTGATTAATTTTGGATATACTAACTTTACATTCCGTACAAGGTATTCCACATTTCTTGTTACATTTGTTGTGAAAACATTTGACTTCGCAAGGCTTCTTACAGGGTTGACATTCCTGCCTGCAGGGCACATCACAcctaaaaaattcataacaatATTGTGTGAGCATGATGacatttttcctaaaaatatttgtaataattgGTTTTATATCTTGTTTAGATCATTGAGTAATGTTGAGCAGATGAGTTCATTTACAGAAACTTGAAacaattgattgataattTCACATTTTGGCATCGTTTACTACGTgtttattgttaatattaaaatatcaattactTATGTCCACAAACAAGGATGTTGCCACAAGGCTGCCTACAAGAGATGTGCATACGTCCTTGGTTGCAGTTTGCGCATGTCCCGCTACATAAATGTCCACAAATTAGTTGTGTTCTGCATGGTTCCTTACAGTACATCAGTATCTCTTTAGAGCTCGATTCTAgacggaaaaaataattaacactCAAAGTATGAATTTCCTTCCAAACTTAAACTACtccgatttttttccctttttaaACCTTGTTATACTGTATGAAAGTACCTTCCATGATTATAGAAAATAATGTTTTGGCTTCTGGTTCCAGAGTTAACAACAGCTGAAATGTGGTAATAAAATTCTGCAATCAACCGAAATTTGGTCTGCAATAATTCCTGAATAGAGGcataaaaattggtaaaatcaGAGAAAGTGCCCTTGCATAGTGTAACAAAATCACAAGAGGGAAAAGAAGTTCAAATCGTTGAAGTCTGAATACATGAATATACTAAATTTGAAACCattctataaattttcaccTGTTGCTGTTTATAGAATACTCACCAATGCTTCGTAAGTGACAAGGCACTGAGAAAATATGCCCGCATAGCCCAGGTTCACTTCGACGAGTCATTACTTTGCATTTGTCAGTGCATGGTTCTTTGCATTTTGCTGCACAGGGATGACCACACATTAATATTCTTTGGCATTTAGCACCACATTTAGAACGTGTTGGTTCTTCACTGCATTTGACTTCCACAGTATGCCCACAAGGACTGAGTTTATTGAcctgaaaaatattcgtaacttttttttcaactaatttAATTACTACTCACTTGTTTCATTTTGAGGTAGATTTTATGAAAGAATAGGTAATATATTTATTGGTCAATTGAGAAacatgtttttcatttttcataaaagaataaattgataagAATTCGTAACAAATTTGGTTTGACAACTTAACTTATACTTTATATTACGAAAAAACTAGAGTCCATTGAAATGATggtatatttaaaattatactCACTTTTACTTCACAGCCACCGCAAACTTCATAGCATTGGCGATCACATTTGTGAGTACAACTCATAACACGCTTGCAAGGTCTTTTGCATAACAAATCTTCTACATTTACAGCgcattgaatatttttataataatggCCACAGGAGCGCGTTTTCTGTACATATATGGTACACTCTCCACATGTCTCATGGCATCGTTTCTTGCATGGGTGGTTGGAAGTGCAaccaatattattttttgcacAATCTTTATAGCAGAGGTACTATAAAAGAAATACACatcaaatattaaatttctaaATTAGTGTTACCATTGTTCTAATATTTCATCGACAAGTCAAACTTTACCTCAATATGATCAGGATCTGCATCAGCATGGCAAGTAAGTCTGCAACTATGACCACATGCCAAACGAATCTCACAAGGATGCGGGCACTTGCACTTTTCAATAGGTTGATAGCAaggttttttaatttcatgatTACAATGCGGTAAGATGGCGTTTACCTATGTAAAAGAATCAagtgatatatttttacagGAGTTAAACAATCTTATTCATAACAAATCTTTCACTTATAATTAATGtaaaagaaattagaaaagaaatttatttggtGACACATGAGAGCGCTAGATtcttgtgagaaaaatttttgctcctATTGCAAAGCACAGCGCTGCATACCTACCGTAATATAACATTCAAATGTTTCTACATCACATCCACAAGGCATTTGCACAGTGTGCCCACATTTGAGTTGACGATCTACCATCACTCGACATGGTTTACAGCCTTCAAAACACTTGAGCGGACAAGGATGATCATTCGGACAACTTTTAATGCAGGCTTGCTTACATTGAAATTCATTGTGCTCCCTATCCAATGTGTGACAAATACTTGTACAAGAATGTCCGCACGGTAAATCACCGTCACATTTCTTCAAGCAACCACCTTCCGGACATTGTTGGAAATCACTCACACTCTGTATCTGTGAATAAATTCTGGTTGAATGAAATGGCTTCCATGAGTGAGATGTCAGTATCctgaagaataataattatcgcaATGAATTATTACCTTTAGCAACTGGTCAGAATGTATTTGACATCTTAATTCAAGGGTATCACCTATGGCATTCTCATTTTCTAAAACAGTATTAATTTTTGGCCAGATCTCATTTTTTGTAAGAAGGTCATTCATGTTTCCCATTATGAAGAGACCTTCACGTGCACGAGATAATGCCACGCAGACTCTGTTTTCCTCTTTAAGGAATCCAATGTTCCCTTCACCATTGTTGCGTACGAGTGAGAGAAGAATGATCTTATTCTCTTCACCTTGGTAATTGTCAACTGTTGTTACACGTACCTGTTTGAGAATTGTATAACGAGCAGTTTCCTGTAAAGTATAAAGCAATGTAATTTGTATTTGTCATTGTAATTGTAGGTCaacattatttcaaattttaagaaaCATGTGCCGATATGGGAATTGCAGTTAGTATATATGAAATTGTTACATAATCGAAACTAAATTCTAAAAATCCATCAAAGTAAATACTAAAACCACTTACAATGACTACGGAGCAAAAACTGTAATTACCTTCATAAGAGCAAATAATTGTCCAGTATAAGTACACAATATGGTGATTGCTGTGCCGCTGTAACCTTGCAGTATTAGGTGTCTAGCAAACGCCACTAGAAATTGCGCTTCGTATGGGTTAGTCCAACTTTCTTCGCTATTATGGCTATTTTCATGGTTGTTGTgattaaggaaaaatatattttttaccaatCCTCTTACCGCAGGGTAATCAAGTACTGATTGATGATTATAAAGTGTCGGATAAATTGGCGGGCAGATTAATTTGGCAATCTGTGGTCTCATTCGGTGCTGATACGCTAATTGTGTGCAATCACCTCTGATATTAACCATTCTTTCAAAGAGCGATATGTTCAAATTGTATTTTGTGCCCAGTTTGTAAACAGACGCCTTCGGTCGAAGTTGTTTGTGATCCCCAATCAGGATCACATGTTGGCAAGCCTTCGTCAAAGAACACACAACGTGTGCTTCAAGAATTTCTGCCGCCTCTTCCACTAGTACTAAGAGGGTAAAAGAGATTGGCAAAAGATGAATAAGTACTAGA
The Neodiprion lecontei isolate iyNeoLeco1 chromosome 3, iyNeoLeco1.1, whole genome shotgun sequence DNA segment above includes these coding regions:
- the LOC107217457 gene encoding NFX1-type zinc finger-containing protein 1 isoform X1; the encoded protein is MDRSNPPDAGQRPHCRYRGRNNNVNNSNNRTPYRRNDHSQDHNANANKNRGQHRSRSSGANRQPTNRDQYSTRFFNFRRLNDLSISNSDDVVTTLTNKKADFEELLNNITTPDLMVVTLRVLTNVSQANFAEIVTSVLSHACSPKFLKELESYLTKLAFESAIDKMKNRLYHEDKDNFWLNLIVLFKKIMELLPSKARDELTPILQKIIPITTAIELRDGYKIREQLKNDASNMLQELEKEIKKIEDKNKKRETTSQEVVEENPPEDFRSLSVIPTVEDLYNQNPFVRACKIKDAYDSVEHYLDVQFRLLREDFVSPLRSGIQEYLHGPAKYRNHDLRIYKNVTLIAPDVAKNNSGILISFGVLKVKWHTSKRFMFGGLLLLSKDNFNTILFVTVANRDEKELEKGFVLIEPCQGTKITRDLYSTKFVMLESKIYFEPYLAVLNAMRLMRESNFPMTKYLVNADTSTSLPRYLTPGQMLQYEDFSLPIDGDHLWPSAKEMKLDETQYKAFRCALTQEFAVIQGPPGTGKTFIALKIVGTLLDNIKYWKPHGPIVVVCLTNHALDQFLEGILQHTNSIVRVGSRSKSEALKHFTLMERRKAVQCGYRNHALSVMYDVKRELESVLSSIQRMRASLKHLTTAEAIVPLSCLQEYCHDVELQRIKSNEELVNLIVSTNLTMVPQSSPPIQDLEGATAENFPEEKLPYDENVHMDDELELNLNFQVDDSDKLIFPLRSIDMLIHRLNQQILEYRSLGPEVHALPFDPTIEWEEDLNALFVQRTNLQRKLNSHPIINTNQRLPASNPHWRMYWKWVKISYENVMQKITEMEHTSRQLRSKLDEAKQLVDLAVLREHKIIGLTTTGAAKQHASLRALHAPIVLVEEAAEILEAHVVCSLTKACQHVILIGDHKQLRPKASVYKLGTKYNLNISLFERMVNIRGDCTQLAYQHRMRPQIAKLICPPIYPTLYNHQSVLDYPAVRGLVKNIFFLNHNNHENSHNSEESWTNPYEAQFLVAFARHLILQGYSGTAITILCTYTGQLFALMKETARYTILKQVRVTTVDNYQGEENKIILLSLVRNNGEGNIGFLKEENRVCVALSRAREGLFIMGNMNDLLTKNEIWPKINTVLENENAIGDTLELRCQIHSDQLLKIQSVSDFQQCPEGGCLKKCDGDLPCGHSCTSICHTLDREHNEFQCKQACIKSCPNDHPCPLKCFEGCKPCRVMVDRQLKCGHTVQMPCGCDVETFECYITVNAILPHCNHEIKKPCYQPIEKCKCPHPCEIRLACGHSCRLTCHADADPDHIEYLCYKDCAKNNIGCTSNHPCKKRCHETCGECTIYVQKTRSCGHYYKNIQCAVNVEDLLCKRPCKRVMSCTHKCDRQCYEVCGGCEVKVNKLSPCGHTVEVKCSEEPTRSKCGAKCQRILMCGHPCAAKCKEPCTDKCKVMTRRSEPGLCGHIFSVPCHLRSIESSSKEILMYCKEPCRTQLICGHLCSGTCANCNQGRMHISCRQPCGNILVCGHKCDVPCRQECQPCKKPCEVKCFHNKCNKKCGIPCTECKEPCIRKCVHQKCNKRCYELCDIEPCIEPCTKMLKCEHPCVGFCGDPCPPLCRICDKEELTTILFGNEDDPDARFIFLEDCGHCIESDALTIWASKCSEMIQMKTCPLCKTPIRKCMRVMNQIKKDMADVLQVKIKVFGKPNTQKNRQTNIVETIQDMNSDLDVADFKFPEVKNLLQKLRENGILIKNRKWQTLSLQELDAMETVLKLLQEMLDILKSIKDRSVKSYRHVKNQFLMLVQFLPTRGQISNQELEDIALEIQRLRYMAKMCEIDDKSGIAHQKEYDAVLLKLLGIQKFTKSRELEVKQGIQIAIQQFDDNIVQERKMIVKAMGFKQGHWYMCPNGHAYVIDACGGAMEESKCMECDARIGGTSHRLRDDNRVATEIDGATRPAYP